From a region of the Methanoculleus receptaculi genome:
- the priL gene encoding DNA primase regulatory subunit PriL: MDIVLDRKELTKYPFLKESQQLASQHVESLEAFLASSAGNVALERAKERIIAALRFRRDFQDDAARGPGPELEIASYALARIIVSCIGDRTLIDRLARYESDRSSFFLASEEPEVRRFVALRLQIDPDARSMPVTDYVELVARLRDNRWRLVNRDVNRGVVGVEPGEIDELIRERIRTIVADNLPLRVPGGICETLAAVASEITALRQQQALEEFGEIREEAFPPCIASLLQALTAGTNLTHMGRFAITSFLHTIGMNIAQITEIFAQAPDFDPDMTIYQVEHISGRGGTEYTPPSCITMRTFGLCANRDKECERISHPLSYYRLKKSGAKKQV; this comes from the coding sequence ATGGATATTGTACTCGATCGCAAAGAACTCACCAAATATCCATTTTTAAAAGAGTCGCAGCAGCTGGCCAGCCAGCACGTTGAATCCCTCGAGGCGTTCCTTGCCAGCAGTGCCGGAAACGTGGCGCTTGAACGTGCAAAGGAACGCATCATCGCTGCGCTAAGGTTCAGGCGAGATTTCCAGGATGACGCCGCGCGGGGCCCGGGCCCCGAACTTGAGATCGCAAGTTATGCGCTTGCCCGTATAATTGTCTCCTGCATAGGCGACCGAACGCTTATCGACCGCCTTGCACGCTACGAATCTGACCGGTCATCATTCTTCCTGGCATCCGAAGAACCCGAGGTTCGTCGTTTCGTTGCCCTGCGGCTCCAGATCGATCCCGACGCCAGAAGCATGCCGGTAACCGACTACGTTGAACTGGTAGCCCGCCTGCGTGATAATCGCTGGAGGCTCGTCAACAGGGATGTCAACCGGGGAGTTGTGGGTGTTGAGCCCGGCGAGATCGACGAACTGATCCGGGAACGGATACGAACGATCGTCGCCGATAACCTCCCGCTACGGGTACCTGGCGGGATATGCGAAACCCTGGCAGCGGTGGCCAGCGAGATCACCGCACTGCGGCAGCAGCAGGCACTCGAAGAATTCGGGGAGATCCGGGAGGAGGCGTTTCCGCCATGCATTGCCAGTCTCCTCCAGGCGCTCACAGCAGGAACGAACCTGACGCACATGGGACGGTTTGCCATCACATCGTTCCTTCACACTATCGGTATGAACATAGCCCAGATAACGGAAATTTTCGCGCAGGCACCCGATTTTGACCCGGATATGACCATATACCAGGTGGAGCACATCTCCGGCCGTGGCGGCACCGAGTACACCCCGCCATCATGCATCACGATGCGCACCTTCGGCCTCTGTGCCAACCGGGATAAAGAATGTGAGCGGATCAGCCACCCCTTAAGTTACTACCGGCTCAAGAAGAGTGGTGCAAAAAAACAGGTTTAA
- a CDS encoding DNA polymerase sliding clamp, protein MLKATIDAEIFRESIDAIAALVTECRLHTQEDMIWTRSVDTANVAMITLELQSTAFKSFSATDGELGLDVTRLKNILAMVGKGDALTLQLRDDDRRLELSFGGYRYSLTLLDASTLRKDPNPPAVDLPGGAVIPGETLNNAIKAASVISDKIALGIDPESMTFYMEAEGDTDHIKLALSEDELIALNPVRSRSLFSIDYLKDMGRVMARAEKVEIHLGINHPVRFVFEIADGNGRVDYLLAPRVEAD, encoded by the coding sequence ATGTTAAAGGCAACGATTGATGCAGAAATTTTCCGGGAGTCTATCGACGCGATCGCCGCGCTGGTGACAGAGTGCCGGTTGCACACACAGGAAGATATGATCTGGACACGCTCCGTCGATACCGCAAACGTGGCCATGATCACCCTGGAACTCCAGAGCACCGCATTCAAATCGTTCTCCGCGACAGACGGGGAACTGGGACTGGATGTCACGAGGTTAAAGAACATCCTGGCAATGGTTGGCAAGGGCGATGCTCTGACCCTCCAGCTGCGTGACGACGATAGGAGACTGGAACTCAGTTTCGGCGGTTACCGATACTCTCTCACACTTCTTGATGCCAGCACCCTCCGGAAAGACCCGAATCCGCCGGCAGTCGACCTCCCGGGAGGAGCCGTAATCCCCGGAGAGACGCTGAACAATGCCATAAAGGCTGCAAGCGTTATATCCGACAAGATCGCGCTCGGGATCGACCCGGAATCCATGACCTTCTACATGGAGGCCGAGGGGGACACCGACCACATAAAGCTCGCGCTCAGCGAAGACGAACTCATCGCCTTAAACCCGGTCAGATCCCGCTCCCTCTTCTCGATAGATTACTTAAAGGACATGGGCAGGGTAATGGCGCGCGCAGAGAAGGTCGAGATCCACCTTGGCATCAATCACCCAGTCCGGTTTGTCTTTGAGATTGCAGACGGCAACGGCCGTGTCGACTACCTCCTTGCCCCCAGGGTCGAGGCAGATTGA
- a CDS encoding RlmE family RNA methyltransferase, translating to MGSQWTKDSVYRKAMQSGYRARAAYKLLEIQQRNGVIRADDSVVDLGAAPGSWLQVLRDLTDGRIIGVDLNPIAPMEGVTTLVGDFTDPLVQERIREEAGGVVSVVVSDASPKLSGQKSYDQARAIGLGEDALAFACTILKPGGNMVLKSFQGELFGELVAEVRKHFYSVRSYRTKASRKGSAEIYIIAKNFKGASNDAEGPL from the coding sequence ATGGGTTCGCAGTGGACGAAGGATAGCGTCTATCGCAAGGCGATGCAGTCAGGCTACAGGGCGCGGGCCGCCTACAAGTTGCTGGAGATCCAGCAGCGCAATGGTGTTATCAGGGCCGATGACAGCGTTGTTGACCTGGGGGCGGCGCCGGGGAGCTGGCTGCAGGTGCTTCGCGACCTGACCGACGGCCGGATAATAGGCGTGGATTTAAACCCAATAGCACCCATGGAAGGCGTCACCACCCTCGTCGGAGACTTCACCGATCCTCTCGTCCAGGAGCGCATCCGCGAGGAGGCCGGCGGCGTCGTCAGTGTCGTGGTCTCTGACGCCTCGCCAAAACTCTCTGGCCAGAAGAGTTATGATCAGGCGCGTGCGATCGGGCTTGGTGAGGACGCACTTGCGTTCGCCTGCACAATCTTGAAGCCCGGTGGAAATATGGTTTTGAAATCGTTCCAGGGTGAGCTCTTCGGGGAGCTTGTGGCCGAAGTCAGGAAGCATTTCTATTCCGTCCGGAGTTACAGGACAAAAGCATCGCGGAAGGGGAGTGCTGAGATCTATATCATTGCAAAGAATTTCAAAGGAGCATCCAACGATGCTGAAGGACCCCTATAA
- the moaA gene encoding GTP 3',8-cyclase MoaA → MLKDPYNRTVTNLRISLTSRCNLRCIYCHAEGEVNPKEQMSTDEIAELMRVGAQFGIRSVKFTGGEPLLRQDLVDIIRSVPPGIESSLTTNGTLLAPKAADLKEAGLARVNVSLDTLRPERYRRITGKDCLEDALEGIDAAIHVGLTPVKINMVLLDGINEDEIDDFMAFVRGKRDLVLQVIELMEFNECRFHGDVDSVEQELNERATRVVTRRMHHRKKYCLDGAEVEVVRPLHNTEFCAFCNRLRVTSDGNLKPCLLRTDNLVNIRGKHGKELEDAFREAVSRRRPYFT, encoded by the coding sequence ATGCTGAAGGACCCCTATAATCGAACCGTGACCAACCTCCGGATCAGCCTTACATCGCGGTGTAATCTGCGATGTATCTACTGTCATGCCGAAGGCGAGGTGAACCCGAAGGAGCAGATGAGCACAGATGAGATCGCTGAACTGATGAGGGTCGGTGCACAGTTTGGCATCAGGAGCGTCAAATTCACCGGCGGGGAACCCCTGCTCCGCCAGGATCTTGTCGATATCATCCGCTCGGTGCCGCCGGGAATCGAGTCCTCGCTGACAACTAATGGGACGCTGCTTGCTCCAAAGGCCGCGGATCTCAAGGAGGCCGGGCTTGCACGGGTGAATGTCAGTCTGGATACGCTTCGACCCGAGCGCTACCGCCGGATCACCGGGAAGGACTGCCTGGAGGATGCTCTGGAAGGGATCGATGCGGCGATCCATGTTGGGTTGACGCCGGTCAAGATCAACATGGTCCTGCTTGACGGGATCAACGAGGATGAGATAGATGACTTTATGGCGTTTGTCCGGGGAAAACGCGACCTGGTCCTGCAGGTTATTGAACTGATGGAGTTCAACGAGTGCAGGTTCCACGGGGATGTCGACAGCGTCGAGCAGGAATTAAACGAGCGGGCAACGCGGGTCGTCACCAGGAGGATGCACCACCGGAAGAAGTACTGCCTCGACGGCGCCGAGGTTGAGGTGGTCCGGCCACTCCATAACACAGAGTTCTGTGCCTTCTGTAACAGGCTGCGGGTAACCTCTGATGGCAACCTCAAGCCCTGCCTCCTCCGGACGGATAACCTGGTAAACATCCGGGGCAAGCACGGCAAGGAACTTGAAGATGCCTTTCGTGAGGCGGTCAGCCGCCGCAGGCCGTATTTCACATAG
- a CDS encoding M20 family metallopeptidase, whose product MDVARLASSLIRIRSENPPGSTTEIVAFIAEFLDSLGVKNRIVSNSDGRDNLVTTEASPQLLLCGHVDVVPAIPDDWLYDPFSGTIADGYVWGRGATDMKGGCAALLVACRDLIESGVEPNVQFAFVCDEETGGEHGIRSLLAEGLLKPRECLIAEPTPHTSPAIGQKGLYRLDISFRGTPGHSSLYPLVGRSAIMAAFDLLGYLREVHAHQFPVDEDLQPLISQSAALFREIFGIEGGDSILTRVMFNPGRIEGGEKANIVAEQCRMDLDIRVPWGCLLEDLRRGIAEHAPDAVVREVDVAEPTLTPPGARVVRTVCAEVERVHGTAAPFLQWAASDAKYLRDEGFDVVEYGPGEITTLHAVDERVSIEQLERAVDVYRGVIRAYSG is encoded by the coding sequence ATGGATGTCGCCCGGCTCGCCTCATCGTTGATCCGGATCCGGAGCGAGAACCCGCCGGGGAGCACGACCGAGATCGTTGCGTTCATCGCGGAGTTTCTTGACTCGCTCGGGGTGAAGAACCGGATCGTCTCCAACTCTGATGGGCGGGACAACCTGGTCACTACCGAAGCCAGCCCACAACTCCTCCTCTGCGGTCACGTAGATGTTGTTCCGGCCATTCCGGATGACTGGCTCTACGATCCCTTCAGCGGCACGATTGCCGATGGATATGTCTGGGGGAGGGGCGCTACGGATATGAAGGGCGGTTGTGCCGCACTCCTTGTTGCCTGCCGGGATCTCATCGAGAGCGGTGTGGAGCCGAATGTCCAGTTTGCCTTTGTCTGCGACGAGGAGACCGGGGGTGAGCATGGCATCCGGTCGCTGCTTGCAGAGGGTCTGCTCAAGCCGCGTGAGTGCCTGATCGCAGAACCGACACCGCACACCAGCCCGGCGATCGGGCAGAAGGGTCTCTACCGGCTTGATATTTCTTTTCGCGGTACACCTGGCCACAGTTCCCTCTACCCGCTGGTCGGGAGAAGCGCCATCATGGCGGCGTTCGATCTCTTGGGCTACCTGCGGGAGGTTCATGCCCATCAGTTTCCGGTCGATGAAGACCTGCAGCCGCTAATAAGCCAGTCTGCCGCGCTCTTTCGCGAGATCTTCGGGATCGAGGGAGGGGATAGCATCCTGACACGGGTGATGTTCAACCCGGGGCGGATCGAGGGTGGTGAGAAGGCAAACATCGTGGCGGAGCAGTGCCGGATGGACCTCGATATACGGGTGCCGTGGGGGTGCCTTCTCGAAGACCTCCGGCGCGGTATCGCCGAACATGCTCCCGATGCGGTGGTACGCGAGGTGGACGTGGCGGAACCAACCCTGACGCCGCCTGGCGCCCGGGTTGTCCGGACGGTCTGTGCCGAGGTGGAGCGCGTCCATGGAACGGCGGCGCCGTTCCTGCAGTGGGCTGCAAGCGACGCGAAGTACCTCAGGGACGAGGGGTTCGATGTTGTGGAGTACGGCCCGGGGGAGATCACGACGCTGCACGCGGTGGATGAGCGGGTGTCAATAGAACAGCTTGAGCGGGCGGTGGATGTATACCGTGGGGTAATCCGGGCATACTCGGGGTGA
- a CDS encoding lysylphosphatidylglycerol synthase transmembrane domain-containing protein has protein sequence MPSKRPIRLIGIIGIAVFLVILVNLDTRAILTALLSVNYYYLIAALLINGLIVVIKAKKWKIIVDSIRSGFSLWQSIIGFLVGFSLSTLTPAKVGDAARFLYVRDESCTTGMALSTVVIDRIIDLVLLFAFGIIAMIAFSLIRGVEILSGGLLLVLTGAIIFGIYAVSRKNYMKKILRPFFGIFVPPRYRNQVSGYFNDFYSGLEQFLASRRKVLGCVAAGIVSWLLAVVYAALLGRAIGIDVGYYMFLVIPIISVVDLLPISISGIGTRDATLLYLFGIIGIAPETVVAFSILYLVFSYWFIALVGLLFWFLYPVPLEMLKEDAPETQGGI, from the coding sequence ATGCCCTCAAAACGGCCAATACGACTTATAGGTATCATTGGCATTGCTGTTTTCCTGGTGATCCTTGTCAACCTCGACACCCGGGCGATCCTCACCGCTCTGCTTTCTGTCAATTATTATTACCTGATCGCAGCTCTCCTGATCAATGGGCTGATCGTCGTCATTAAAGCAAAAAAGTGGAAGATCATCGTCGATTCCATTCGTTCGGGTTTCTCTCTGTGGCAAAGTATCATCGGTTTTTTAGTTGGTTTCTCTCTCTCCACCTTGACGCCGGCAAAGGTAGGCGATGCCGCCCGCTTCCTGTATGTTCGAGACGAGTCCTGCACCACAGGGATGGCTCTCTCAACAGTTGTTATCGACAGGATAATCGATCTGGTTCTCCTCTTTGCATTCGGGATCATCGCTATGATCGCATTCTCGCTCATCAGAGGCGTGGAGATCCTGTCCGGTGGTCTGTTGCTTGTTCTCACAGGGGCTATAATCTTCGGGATATATGCGGTCTCTCGCAAAAATTACATGAAAAAAATACTCAGGCCATTCTTTGGTATCTTTGTCCCGCCACGTTATCGTAATCAGGTTTCGGGCTATTTCAATGACTTTTATTCCGGGCTTGAACAGTTTCTGGCGTCCCGGCGTAAGGTGCTGGGGTGTGTTGCGGCAGGGATCGTGTCATGGCTATTGGCGGTGGTCTATGCAGCCCTTCTTGGAAGGGCCATTGGCATCGATGTTGGCTACTACATGTTCCTTGTGATCCCCATTATCAGTGTTGTGGATCTCCTTCCGATCAGCATCTCGGGTATTGGAACCAGGGACGCCACGCTGCTCTACCTATTTGGCATTATCGGAATCGCTCCAGAGACGGTCGTTGCCTTTTCAATCCTATACCTGGTCTTCAGTTACTGGTTTATTGCCCTTGTGGGATTGCTTTTCTGGTTCCTCTATCCTGTCCCGCTAGAAATGCTCAAAGAAGATGCACCCGAAACGCAGGGCGGCATCTGA
- a CDS encoding class I SAM-dependent methyltransferase, translating to MNEIDRGAELWDRIWSKNQITSDYSIRYLDFMRGIEQSLPARSTVCEAGCGTGQTLQIFSPRHRTIGLDISANALCIAKNNCDTPLQGDIFQIPIRSETCDLVYNSGVIEHFPYPANVRALSEMARITRRGGQIIVIVPNTLCLWYKLGKEVAYRFNRFEFGYEEDYSPGRLKRTFEEAGINVTGCFGLQATPVLATNEREFIPFPIRRKLARIERFLPFKEYYSYAVGIVGCKE from the coding sequence ATGAATGAAATAGATCGTGGCGCGGAACTCTGGGACAGGATCTGGAGCAAAAACCAGATCACAAGCGACTATAGCATCAGGTACCTCGATTTTATGCGAGGGATCGAGCAGAGTCTCCCGGCACGTTCAACGGTGTGTGAGGCGGGATGTGGCACAGGACAGACACTCCAGATCTTCTCCCCCCGACACAGGACAATCGGGCTTGATATCTCGGCAAACGCCCTCTGTATCGCAAAAAACAACTGCGATACCCCGTTACAGGGCGATATCTTCCAGATCCCTATCCGGAGCGAGACCTGCGACCTTGTCTACAACTCCGGCGTGATCGAGCACTTTCCCTACCCTGCAAACGTCAGAGCGCTATCAGAGATGGCAAGAATCACCCGAAGGGGAGGACAGATAATAGTGATAGTCCCAAACACCCTCTGTCTCTGGTACAAACTTGGAAAAGAGGTTGCTTATCGGTTTAACAGGTTTGAATTTGGGTATGAGGAGGATTACTCGCCGGGGCGACTGAAGAGAACGTTTGAAGAGGCAGGGATCAATGTCACAGGGTGTTTTGGACTTCAGGCAACACCGGTGCTTGCAACAAACGAGAGAGAGTTTATCCCGTTTCCAATCCGAAGGAAGCTTGCAAGAATTGAGAGGTTCCTCCCATTCAAGGAGTATTATAGCTACGCAGTGGGCATCGTGGGCTGCAAAGAGTAA
- a CDS encoding glycosyltransferase, whose product MKYDKLRVTVMQVSIVVPLYNEEDNVDNYELELFPIVDEVAERYRISIDFIFVDDGSKDRTLEKISSIATKRQNVVVLHHQKNRGMGAALKTGFAHTSADLIITMDADLTFRPEDIPVLLDAYFRERPECVAGSPYLQNGLMKEVAPMRLFFSKSVNFMYRMLLRQPITCVSPIFRLYRADTLKELDLESENFEINAEIISKYLISGYRVIEVPVELHKRRYGESKINIRREVLNNLKIMRKIVRTKYFHRPWRS is encoded by the coding sequence GTGAAATATGATAAGCTAAGAGTAACGGTTATGCAGGTCTCGATAGTGGTCCCCCTATATAATGAAGAAGACAATGTCGACAACTACGAACTCGAGCTTTTCCCGATTGTCGACGAGGTTGCAGAGAGATACCGTATATCCATCGACTTTATTTTCGTTGATGACGGTAGTAAAGACCGGACCCTCGAGAAGATCAGTTCGATCGCGACGAAGCGTCAGAACGTGGTGGTGCTTCATCACCAGAAAAATAGGGGGATGGGTGCAGCGCTGAAGACAGGATTCGCACACACCTCTGCCGACCTTATCATAACCATGGACGCCGATCTCACCTTCAGACCGGAAGATATACCGGTCCTCCTTGATGCATACTTTCGTGAACGGCCTGAATGCGTAGCCGGATCACCATACCTCCAGAATGGGCTTATGAAGGAGGTGGCACCAATGCGCCTCTTTTTTAGCAAAAGTGTCAATTTTATGTACCGTATGCTGCTGCGCCAACCCATCACCTGTGTAAGCCCGATCTTTCGGCTATACAGAGCCGATACCCTGAAAGAACTGGACCTGGAGAGTGAGAACTTCGAGATCAACGCTGAAATAATCTCAAAGTACCTCATCTCCGGCTACCGTGTGATAGAAGTCCCGGTTGAACTTCATAAACGGCGGTATGGGGAATCAAAGATCAACATCCGAAGGGAAGTTCTAAACAACCTGAAGATTATGAGAAAGATCGTCCGGACGAAGTATTTTCACCGGCCATGGCGCTCGTAA
- the wecB gene encoding non-hydrolyzing UDP-N-acetylglucosamine 2-epimerase, which produces MRIAIILGTRPEIVKMSPVIRSCLARSVDFSIIHTGQHYSYEMDRIFFFELKLPDAAYNLEVGSGTHAAQTARMLTGLEQILLEDPHDVVLVQGDTNTVLAGALVAAKLGVPLGHVEAGLRSYDRSMPEEINRVVADHLSDLLFAPTETAASNLRKEGRPDPAIFVTGNTVVDAVFQNLSLAAGDETIFSRLGIEKGGYILVTAHRQENVDRRENLAGILKGIEHVANYFGVPVLYPIHPRTRKMVERFNLRVPDNLHLIEPLGYFDFLLLEASAQLVLTDSGGVQEECCILKTPCVTMRKNTERPETVAAGGNILAGTDPEAILSAARAMVLRPRTWENPFGDGRSGDRIVRHLQKKFA; this is translated from the coding sequence ATGAGGATTGCGATCATTCTCGGCACACGCCCAGAAATAGTCAAGATGTCGCCGGTGATACGTTCATGTCTTGCAAGATCCGTTGATTTTTCAATCATTCACACCGGTCAGCATTACTCATACGAGATGGATCGGATCTTCTTTTTCGAACTCAAACTTCCAGACGCCGCATACAACCTCGAGGTTGGTTCCGGAACGCACGCTGCACAGACAGCGCGCATGCTGACCGGTCTTGAGCAGATCCTGCTTGAGGATCCCCACGATGTCGTGCTGGTCCAGGGTGATACTAACACAGTGCTTGCCGGGGCTCTGGTAGCCGCAAAACTTGGTGTTCCTCTGGGTCATGTCGAGGCTGGACTGAGGAGTTATGATCGTTCGATGCCAGAGGAGATCAACCGGGTAGTTGCCGATCACTTGAGCGATCTCCTTTTTGCACCGACGGAGACGGCTGCCTCCAACCTGAGAAAAGAAGGAAGGCCTGACCCGGCAATATTCGTAACAGGTAATACCGTTGTCGACGCTGTTTTCCAGAACCTCTCTCTCGCTGCAGGGGATGAAACTATCTTTTCAAGGCTCGGCATTGAGAAGGGTGGCTACATCCTTGTCACCGCACACCGACAGGAGAACGTAGACAGGCGGGAGAACCTTGCCGGTATACTGAAGGGTATTGAACACGTAGCCAACTATTTTGGCGTCCCGGTTCTCTACCCGATTCATCCCCGCACAAGAAAGATGGTTGAGCGGTTTAACCTCCGGGTTCCGGATAACCTCCATCTCATTGAGCCCCTCGGATATTTCGATTTCCTCCTTCTTGAGGCCTCGGCGCAACTTGTCCTGACCGACTCTGGAGGCGTCCAGGAAGAATGTTGCATCCTCAAGACTCCGTGTGTGACGATGAGGAAGAACACAGAGCGTCCCGAAACGGTCGCTGCAGGAGGCAATATACTTGCAGGGACGGATCCAGAGGCTATACTCTCCGCTGCGAGGGCGATGGTTCTCAGGCCAAGGACCTGGGAGAACCCCTTCGGCGATGGAAGATCGGGCGATAGAATCGTCAGGCATCTCCAGAAGAAATTTGCCTGA
- a CDS encoding glycosyltransferase family 2 protein produces MSERYNLSVIIPTFNEEENIAAIIGAVNDVCSKNGIQAEILVVDDNSNDRTIPIVQDIVRRCENVRLIVRMNDHGLSQSVVDGFRAARSDILLVIDADFSHPPELIPRFYEAIRGGADIAIGSRYMKGGDIEEWPIKRRIISLGATAFGRVLFPEITDPVSGFFAVRREVVDRAPLAPRGYKILMEVLGKGRWRSFVEIPFVFRDRAEGESKLRLETMLDYLRQCCGIIWFSVTHRTGPVWTEWTKILRFGVVGLSGIFVNMGLLYVLTEVAGLYYLVSAAFAIETSIVNNFIWNDLWTFNSGGRLRFTRRLHRFVSFQVVSMGGLAINMLILYLLVEVGGIYYLIANLAGIFAAFAWNFMVNRHFTWKNV; encoded by the coding sequence ATGAGCGAACGCTATAACCTCTCGGTGATCATCCCGACCTTTAACGAGGAGGAGAACATCGCCGCCATTATCGGTGCTGTCAACGATGTCTGCTCGAAGAACGGGATCCAGGCAGAGATCCTGGTGGTGGATGACAACTCAAATGACCGCACCATCCCGATCGTGCAGGATATCGTTAGGCGGTGTGAGAATGTGCGCCTGATAGTGCGGATGAACGACCATGGCCTATCCCAGTCGGTCGTAGATGGGTTCAGGGCAGCTCGGTCGGATATCCTCCTGGTAATCGACGCTGACTTTTCCCACCCGCCAGAACTTATCCCAAGGTTTTACGAGGCTATACGTGGCGGGGCGGATATAGCCATCGGGAGCAGGTACATGAAGGGTGGGGATATCGAGGAATGGCCAATCAAACGCCGGATTATATCTCTGGGAGCCACCGCGTTCGGGCGTGTACTATTTCCGGAGATCACCGACCCTGTGAGTGGTTTCTTTGCCGTGCGCCGAGAGGTCGTGGATAGAGCCCCTCTCGCACCGAGGGGTTACAAGATCCTGATGGAGGTCCTCGGCAAGGGCCGATGGCGCTCATTTGTCGAGATCCCATTTGTCTTCAGAGACCGCGCGGAGGGGGAGAGTAAACTGCGGCTGGAGACGATGCTTGATTACCTCCGGCAGTGCTGCGGCATTATCTGGTTTTCGGTCACACACCGCACCGGTCCAGTCTGGACGGAGTGGACAAAGATTCTCAGGTTCGGGGTTGTCGGGCTCTCGGGTATCTTTGTCAACATGGGACTTCTTTATGTTCTGACGGAGGTTGCAGGCCTCTATTACCTCGTCTCAGCGGCGTTCGCGATCGAGACCTCGATCGTGAACAACTTTATATGGAACGATCTCTGGACGTTTAATTCTGGAGGGAGGCTCAGGTTTACGAGGAGGCTCCACCGGTTTGTCTCGTTCCAGGTGGTCTCGATGGGCGGGCTTGCCATCAATATGCTGATACTCTACCTCCTTGTAGAGGTTGGAGGGATTTACTACCTCATCGCGAACCTTGCCGGGATCTTTGCAGCGTTTGCCTGGAACTTCATGGTCAACCGACACTTCACCTGGAAGAACGTGTAA
- a CDS encoding glycosyltransferase family 39 protein, which yields MSKKQGKKGKKTVSPAHGRQDDKGDLDAGITSPAPSGVSPLDKVVTAIRTSRYLQILIGLTFVGFIFRFYNLGGNSLWLDEATTLTFARQSVGEIWASVAAGEFNPPLFYWLEHGMILFGESEFVLRFLPALLGVLTIPVIYLIGKEFRDKNVGLLAAALLTFSPFHIFYSQEARAYAPMLFFFSLALLFYIKAYRSNETRSWVIFGIFSAIAFWMHFYAFVPVAVLVLHALISRVGEIRRDLRNVRGIALSIIVFILATLPLLVVTTNLFLVRTSSAPTYGIQGASVIYQTLLQISGFNDLIMVLFIFLFLVGVISTWREDRNGSLLLVFLMILPLAASLLLSSRMPMIPRYLIYLLPVYFIGIASSYPALYALVRDKRAIYLAIIGVFLISTPFLATYYTTPQKNDWRGFSEELAGMTVEGDLIVVLPPYMSQPLDYYYSNATDGTIELGANTGEDLDAIREQYSDRRAFYVVTADILAVDPTGEALVWLDKNTEFVGQRMGIYLFRSA from the coding sequence ATGAGCAAAAAGCAGGGGAAGAAAGGAAAGAAAACAGTAAGCCCGGCACACGGGAGGCAGGACGATAAAGGTGATCTCGATGCCGGAATCACCTCACCTGCACCCTCAGGCGTCTCTCCGCTTGATAAGGTCGTGACGGCGATCAGGACGTCCAGGTATCTCCAGATCCTCATCGGGCTGACGTTTGTAGGGTTTATATTCAGGTTCTATAACCTTGGTGGGAACTCCCTCTGGCTCGACGAAGCCACAACCCTCACGTTCGCCCGGCAGTCGGTGGGTGAGATCTGGGCAAGCGTCGCTGCTGGAGAGTTCAACCCGCCACTATTCTACTGGTTGGAGCACGGCATGATCCTCTTCGGAGAGAGCGAGTTTGTGCTCAGGTTTCTCCCCGCGCTCCTCGGCGTCCTGACGATCCCCGTCATATACCTCATCGGGAAGGAGTTCCGCGATAAAAACGTCGGACTCCTTGCAGCAGCGCTCCTCACCTTCTCACCCTTCCATATCTTCTACTCGCAGGAGGCCCGGGCATACGCGCCGATGCTCTTCTTCTTTTCCCTGGCGCTGCTCTTCTACATAAAGGCATACCGGTCGAACGAGACACGTTCCTGGGTTATCTTCGGGATCTTCTCAGCGATCGCTTTCTGGATGCACTTCTACGCTTTTGTGCCAGTCGCAGTACTTGTCCTGCACGCGCTGATCAGCCGGGTGGGGGAGATCAGGAGAGATCTCCGGAACGTACGAGGTATAGCACTCTCGATCATTGTGTTCATCTTAGCTACGCTTCCTCTGCTCGTCGTTACGACCAACCTATTCCTGGTGAGAACATCATCAGCCCCGACCTATGGCATTCAGGGTGCCAGCGTTATATATCAAACCCTGCTCCAGATATCGGGATTCAACGACCTGATCATGGTGTTGTTCATCTTTCTCTTCCTGGTCGGTGTCATCTCAACATGGCGCGAGGACAGAAATGGATCGCTCCTGCTCGTTTTCCTGATGATCCTCCCGCTGGCAGCAAGCCTCCTCCTCTCCTCAAGGATGCCGATGATCCCGCGTTACCTCATCTACCTTCTGCCGGTCTACTTCATCGGCATAGCATCATCGTATCCAGCGCTCTATGCTCTTGTTCGGGATAAGCGAGCAATATACCTTGCAATCATTGGTGTGTTCCTGATCAGCACGCCGTTCCTTGCAACCTACTACACGACACCGCAGAAGAACGACTGGCGTGGGTTTTCCGAGGAACTCGCGGGTATGACGGTAGAGGGCGATCTCATTGTCGTGTTGCCGCCTTACATGTCACAGCCGCTCGACTACTACTACAGCAACGCCACCGATGGGACGATCGAACTCGGAGCAAATACCGGGGAAGACCTCGATGCAATCCGGGAACAATATTCCGACCGGCGTGCGTTCTACGTGGTAACGGCTGATATACTCGCCGTCGACCCCACGGGTGAGGCTCTGGTCTGGCTTGATAAGAATACAGAGTTCGTTGGGCAGCGCATGGGGATATACCTCTTCAGGTCGGCCTAA